The Brevinematales bacterium genome contains a region encoding:
- a CDS encoding metal ABC transporter permease: MNFFNTLFSSDISFLRNAILVSLISSFPIGVVGAFVVANRMTYIAGAISHSVIGGVGIALYLATVFGIEFLTPSIGIWVFAIISGLIISFFYVWNRERIDTAISIVWVAGMSLGIMFAYFTPRYSDLNSYLFGNILLISTSDITSIAIFSFITTLVAMIFYHQLLIVSFDRDFSMIRGVNPNLFLTLIIVLVSIVVVLMIKMVGTILSIALIALPSATANLITKRMKEIIPISIVITTISQFLGIYLSFELDTPTGVTITLTLVFIYVATVIFKLFINRLNSPKV, encoded by the coding sequence ATGAATTTTTTTAATACTTTATTTTCTTCAGATATTTCTTTCTTAAGAAACGCAATTTTGGTTTCATTGATTTCAAGTTTTCCTATAGGAGTAGTGGGTGCTTTTGTAGTCGCAAATAGAATGACTTATATAGCAGGTGCTATAAGTCATTCTGTTATAGGTGGAGTTGGAATTGCTTTATATCTTGCAACTGTTTTTGGTATTGAATTTTTAACTCCATCTATTGGTATTTGGGTTTTTGCAATTATTTCGGGACTTATTATAAGCTTCTTCTACGTCTGGAACAGGGAAAGAATCGATACTGCTATTAGCATTGTATGGGTAGCTGGTATGTCACTTGGAATTATGTTTGCCTACTTTACTCCAAGATATTCAGATTTGAACAGTTATCTTTTTGGTAATATATTACTTATATCAACTAGTGACATTACAAGTATTGCAATATTTTCTTTTATCACAACACTAGTTGCGATGATATTTTATCATCAGCTTTTGATCGTAAGTTTTGATAGAGACTTTTCTATGATCAGGGGTGTCAATCCTAATTTATTTTTAACACTTATCATAGTATTAGTATCAATCGTGGTAGTTCTTATGATAAAAATGGTCGGTACAATTTTATCAATAGCATTAATAGCACTTCCATCAGCTACTGCTAATTTAATTACAAAACGTATGAAAGAAATAATACCAATTTCAATAGTTATAACTACAATATCTCAATTTTTAGGTATCTACTTAAGCTTTGAATTAGATACCCCAACAGGGGTAACTATAACACTAACTTTAGTTTTTATATATGTTGCTACCGTAATATTCAAGCTATTCATAAATCGTTTAAACTCACCAAAAGTCTGA
- the thiL gene encoding thiamine-phosphate kinase produces the protein MKVDEFTLIEYIKEITDSYGIPKDVIVPNGDDCFGFVNKEGISIMTTDTVIDGIHFLKEKFSPYDIGIKSAIANISDIASMGGIPKYALVSLIIPQYFDLDFILDLYRGMVQVFIGQSVYIGGGNISKGRDLTISITIFGEVDKKPLTRSNAKPGDRIFVSGFVGDSSLGLEILLKQGKGPQLSEIESYLVSRHVLPPIRVELGLRIRNIATSCIDISDGLIQDISHIMKASKVGAKISLEKIPTSEQYSIYISREKRYNSLVDFFKYPLSGGEDYELIFTVPPNKVEEIGKISSELSIPLSEIGEITESNELELFYFNEKIDKVRYQGWKHF, from the coding sequence ATGAAAGTTGATGAATTTACTCTCATAGAGTACATAAAAGAGATAACAGACTCTTATGGCATTCCAAAAGACGTCATAGTGCCCAATGGAGATGATTGTTTTGGTTTTGTGAATAAAGAGGGTATTTCAATAATGACGACGGACACAGTAATTGACGGAATACACTTCTTAAAAGAGAAGTTTTCACCATACGATATAGGTATCAAAAGTGCTATCGCGAATATAAGTGATATAGCTTCTATGGGAGGAATACCAAAATATGCGTTAGTGTCGCTTATCATACCTCAATACTTTGATCTTGATTTCATACTTGATTTGTATAGAGGTATGGTTCAGGTATTCATTGGTCAGAGTGTCTATATAGGAGGAGGAAATATATCAAAAGGTAGAGATCTTACAATATCAATAACAATCTTTGGTGAGGTTGATAAAAAACCCTTAACAAGAAGTAATGCAAAACCTGGAGATAGAATATTTGTAAGTGGTTTTGTTGGGGATTCTTCTTTAGGATTAGAAATACTGCTAAAACAAGGTAAAGGACCACAACTGTCAGAGATAGAAAGTTATTTAGTTTCAAGACATGTGCTTCCACCAATTAGGGTAGAACTCGGACTTCGTATAAGAAACATTGCTACATCTTGTATAGACATAAGTGATGGCCTTATACAAGATATATCACACATAATGAAAGCATCAAAAGTAGGTGCAAAGATATCATTAGAGAAAATACCTACAAGTGAACAGTATAGCATTTACATATCAAGAGAAAAACGTTATAATTCTCTTGTTGACTTTTTTAAATATCCCTTATCAGGTGGTGAAGATTATGAACTAATATTTACGGTACCGCCTAATAAGGTAGAGGAAATAGGTAAAATATCTTCTGAACTTTCTATACCCTTGTCAGAAATAGGAGAAATAACTGAATCGAACGAATTAGAATTATTCTACTTCAATGAGAAGATTGATAAAGTAAGATATCAAGGATGGAAACATTTTTAG
- a CDS encoding prepilin-type N-terminal cleavage/methylation domain-containing protein yields MKHNKAFSLVEIMIVVTLSSVIFLVVYNLIAIGVRFFETFSKRLDFSVNLFLKDVELEVINSQTFNVNRETIEVLKPNSTITYRLGKYDSNTSSLKIKKEIAFQNSRYVKSFVLKDIFEVKAEKKSIFLREKIFLTIVDVKGNTVFEGYIP; encoded by the coding sequence ATGAAACACAATAAAGCATTTTCGCTAGTTGAAATAATGATAGTAGTTACTCTATCTTCAGTTATCTTTTTGGTTGTTTATAACCTAATAGCAATTGGAGTTAGATTCTTTGAAACTTTTTCAAAGAGACTCGATTTTTCCGTAAATCTATTTTTGAAAGATGTTGAACTAGAGGTAATAAATTCACAGACATTTAACGTTAACAGGGAAACTATAGAAGTTTTGAAACCCAATTCAACTATTACATATCGTTTAGGAAAGTATGATAGCAATACCTCTTCTTTGAAGATAAAGAAAGAAATTGCATTTCAAAATTCTAGGTATGTAAAAAGCTTCGTGTTGAAGGATATTTTTGAAGTAAAGGCTGAGAAGAAAAGTATATTTCTGAGAGAAAAAATATTTCTGACAATTGTAGATGTTAAAGGGAACACAGTTTTTGAAGGTTACATACCCTAA
- the pfkA gene encoding 6-phosphofructokinase, producing MKSIGVLTSGGDSAGMNPCIRAVVRYAIYNNLKVYGIYRGYKGLVNGEIFEMDVSSVGGIINRGGTILYTARLPEFKNIEVRKKAVENLGKFGIDALVVIGGDGSFRGAHELYKDFGVRVIGVPGTIDNDIKGTDYTIGYDTAINVAMEALDKIRDTATSHERLFIVEVMGRDAGYIASAVGLASGAEDVLVPEVKKNIEDTIDRIITGRKRGKTSSIIVMSEGFRGSMNILQLAGYIEGKTGFETRVTILGHLQRGGSPTALDRIYASRMGAYAVELLLKGETDKMVGIVSNELVSIPLEEAFEKKKDFDYETHRLIEIFSI from the coding sequence ATGAAAAGCATTGGCGTTTTAACCAGTGGTGGAGATTCAGCTGGTATGAATCCTTGTATAAGAGCAGTTGTAAGATATGCCATATACAATAATCTTAAGGTTTATGGAATATATAGAGGATACAAAGGTCTCGTTAATGGAGAAATATTTGAAATGGATGTATCCTCTGTCGGTGGTATAATAAACAGAGGAGGTACAATACTTTATACTGCTAGACTTCCTGAATTCAAGAATATTGAGGTAAGAAAGAAAGCAGTTGAAAATCTTGGAAAGTTTGGTATAGATGCACTTGTTGTGATAGGAGGAGATGGATCATTTAGAGGTGCACATGAACTTTACAAAGACTTTGGTGTAAGAGTAATAGGAGTACCTGGAACCATTGACAACGATATTAAAGGTACTGATTATACAATAGGCTACGATACAGCAATAAATGTTGCCATGGAAGCACTTGATAAAATAAGAGATACTGCTACATCTCATGAGAGATTATTTATAGTTGAAGTTATGGGGAGAGATGCTGGATACATAGCAAGTGCGGTTGGACTTGCCTCAGGAGCAGAAGATGTTCTCGTACCAGAGGTTAAGAAGAACATAGAGGACACAATTGACAGAATAATAACCGGTAGGAAGAGAGGTAAAACTAGTAGTATTATAGTAATGTCCGAAGGTTTTAGAGGTTCTATGAACATATTACAACTAGCAGGGTACATCGAAGGCAAAACAGGTTTTGAAACAAGAGTTACAATTCTAGGACACCTACAAAGAGGAGGATCCCCAACCGCTCTTGATAGAATTTATGCTTCAAGAATGGGAGCTTATGCTGTAGAACTTTTACTAAAAGGAGAAACAGATAAAATGGTTGGAATAGTATCTAATGAACTAGTTTCTATACCTCTTGAAGAGGCATTTGAGAAGAAAAAAGATTTTGATTATGAAACCCATAGATTAATCGAAATATTCTCAATATAG
- a CDS encoding fumarylacetoacetate hydrolase family protein, translating to MKICRYSFEKKHGWGVFDTDNSIIIPIKGNIFEDFELEEKSIPSKEVRLLPPVIPNKIICIGLNYRDHAEELGMPIPEEPVLFLKPPTTIIGHGDTIVAPSFTKRVDYEAELGVVISKISKNVSIEEAKECILGYTCVNDVTERYFQNKDGQWTRAKSFDTFFPIGPWIETDIDWKGLGIKAYLNGELKQNSTTSNMIFSVEEIISFVSKIMTLFPGDIIATGTPPGVGEMKDGDEIVIQIDGIGALKNYFVKEK from the coding sequence ATGAAAATATGTAGGTACAGTTTTGAAAAAAAACACGGATGGGGGGTTTTTGACACAGACAATTCTATAATTATACCTATAAAAGGCAACATATTTGAGGATTTTGAGTTAGAGGAAAAAAGTATACCTTCTAAAGAAGTTAGATTGCTACCACCTGTTATACCAAACAAAATTATATGTATTGGTTTAAATTATCGTGATCACGCAGAAGAACTAGGAATGCCGATACCCGAAGAACCAGTACTTTTTTTGAAACCACCAACAACTATAATAGGTCATGGTGATACTATAGTAGCACCTAGTTTTACTAAAAGAGTAGATTATGAAGCAGAATTAGGAGTTGTTATTTCGAAAATTTCTAAGAATGTTTCCATTGAAGAGGCAAAAGAATGTATATTAGGTTATACTTGTGTAAATGACGTTACTGAAAGGTATTTTCAGAATAAGGACGGCCAGTGGACAAGAGCAAAATCCTTTGATACATTCTTTCCTATTGGTCCTTGGATAGAAACAGACATTGATTGGAAAGGATTAGGTATTAAAGCATACCTTAATGGAGAACTCAAACAGAACTCTACAACTTCAAACATGATTTTTAGCGTTGAGGAGATAATAAGTTTTGTATCTAAAATTATGACACTCTTTCCTGGAGATATTATTGCTACGGGAACTCCACCAGGTGTAGGGGAGATGAAGGATGGTGATGAAATTGTTATACAAATTGACGGTATAGGAGCTTTGAAGAATTATTTTGTCAAGGAGAAATAG
- a CDS encoding ABC transporter ATP-binding protein — protein MIDALVFENVFFGYNSNFILSNVSFRIKEGEFVTVVGPNGSGKTTLIKLLIGILKPNLGTIRVYGKKPKELNGIFGYVPQASNFDIQFPITVEETVLGGLVKPFGFVSNKDINKVYELLDTLGILEYRNEHLFSLSGGQQQRVLLARALVSSPSILILDEPSSNIDHEGEEIIGETLKKLKGTKTIIVITHDTGFVNNLTDKTLCVNNGRVVEHHISPEEALATMFGHRKEDKMVVHKNTV, from the coding sequence ATGATAGATGCATTAGTTTTTGAAAATGTCTTCTTTGGATATAATTCTAACTTTATTTTGTCTAATGTGAGTTTTAGGATAAAAGAGGGAGAATTCGTAACCGTAGTTGGACCTAATGGATCTGGTAAAACCACACTTATAAAGCTACTCATAGGTATACTAAAACCTAATCTTGGAACCATAAGGGTGTATGGAAAGAAACCAAAAGAATTGAATGGAATATTTGGTTATGTACCACAAGCCAGCAACTTTGATATACAGTTTCCGATCACAGTTGAAGAAACAGTGCTAGGTGGACTAGTAAAACCATTCGGCTTTGTATCAAACAAAGATATAAATAAAGTCTATGAATTACTCGATACATTGGGAATATTAGAATACAGAAATGAACACTTGTTTTCGCTATCAGGAGGACAACAGCAGAGAGTCCTCCTAGCTAGAGCTTTGGTATCTTCTCCTTCCATACTTATACTCGATGAACCTTCGTCTAATATTGATCATGAGGGTGAAGAAATTATAGGAGAAACACTGAAAAAACTAAAAGGCACAAAAACCATAATTGTAATAACCCATGATACTGGTTTTGTCAACAATCTTACAGATAAAACACTATGCGTGAATAACGGTAGAGTAGTTGAACATCATATTTCTCCTGAAGAAGCATTAGCTACCATGTTTGGACATAGGAAAGAAGATAAAATGGTAGTACATAAAAACACCGTATAA
- a CDS encoding VacB/RNase II family 3'-5' exoribonuclease yields MKKKIPSKIKKLELLSKRELLEEISKRKKLPWLDESLFEKNPLLDILLTIRKYDIHYRFPKSVIREVRRMKYNITKEDLEDRIDLRNEFIFTIDGDDAKDFDDAVSIDVNDKHYILGVHIADVSHYVKPGTSLDEEALKRGNSTYLIDVVFPMLPFELSNGICSLNPNEDRLTMSVVMWINKQSVEVDKFEIFKSVIKSKYRLTYSYVEKVLNNPSLENDKKLATTLLLMWELAEKLHSKRISKGGIDFNFKETKIYLDENGNPLKFEVYPRMKSERLIEEFMLIANKTVAKFLADKGPSIFRIHEEPDHESIENISRIVSLFGFKLPPVEDIRSSHLQNIIMNVSQKEYEEFVNYIILRSMKQAKYDTNNIGHYGLDFEYYTHFTSPIRRYPDLIIHRLVKFALSPKRKRPNSLSIQKLKKIAEHCSETERNSVSAERFIAKLKGIRFIKNYSSEYFDAIVSGLKEDGIFVQIVQNGIEGFVSLKDLGEDFEYNKENNMLVSKKTGSSITIGNKLKVKLKNYSLIKGFLDFEVYNETQ; encoded by the coding sequence ATGAAAAAGAAGATTCCGAGTAAGATAAAGAAACTAGAGTTACTATCAAAGAGAGAATTACTAGAAGAGATTTCCAAGCGCAAAAAGCTTCCTTGGTTGGATGAAAGTTTGTTTGAAAAAAATCCTTTACTTGATATTTTGCTTACAATAAGGAAATACGATATTCACTATAGGTTTCCGAAATCAGTTATTAGAGAAGTCAGAAGAATGAAGTACAATATAACAAAAGAAGACTTGGAGGATAGGATTGATTTAAGAAATGAGTTTATTTTCACAATAGATGGAGATGATGCAAAAGATTTTGATGATGCTGTTTCAATTGATGTTAATGATAAACATTACATACTTGGAGTTCACATAGCTGATGTATCGCACTATGTAAAGCCAGGTACTAGTCTCGACGAAGAAGCTCTCAAAAGAGGTAATTCTACTTATCTTATTGATGTGGTTTTCCCGATGTTACCATTTGAGTTGTCAAATGGTATATGTAGTCTTAACCCAAATGAAGATAGACTCACAATGTCAGTAGTTATGTGGATAAATAAACAAAGTGTGGAAGTTGATAAATTTGAAATATTCAAATCAGTGATAAAAAGTAAGTATAGATTAACGTATAGTTACGTTGAGAAAGTTTTAAATAACCCAAGTTTGGAGAATGATAAGAAGTTAGCTACTACACTATTGCTTATGTGGGAACTTGCTGAGAAACTACACAGTAAAAGAATATCAAAAGGGGGTATAGATTTTAATTTTAAAGAAACTAAAATATACCTTGACGAAAATGGAAATCCTCTGAAATTTGAAGTATATCCTAGGATGAAATCTGAAAGACTTATAGAAGAGTTTATGCTCATAGCAAATAAAACAGTTGCTAAATTTTTGGCTGATAAAGGTCCCTCCATCTTTAGGATACATGAAGAACCAGATCATGAAAGTATTGAAAATATATCCAGAATAGTGTCACTTTTTGGCTTTAAACTACCACCAGTTGAAGACATAAGATCATCACATTTACAAAACATCATAATGAATGTGTCACAAAAAGAATACGAAGAATTCGTAAACTATATTATACTTAGGTCTATGAAACAGGCGAAATATGACACTAACAACATAGGTCATTATGGACTTGATTTCGAGTACTATACACACTTCACTTCACCTATAAGAAGATATCCTGATTTGATAATTCATAGACTTGTTAAGTTTGCATTATCCCCAAAAAGAAAAAGACCAAATTCGTTGTCTATTCAAAAACTAAAGAAGATAGCAGAACATTGTTCTGAAACAGAAAGGAATTCTGTATCAGCAGAGAGATTTATTGCTAAACTTAAAGGAATAAGATTTATAAAAAATTATTCTAGCGAGTATTTTGATGCAATAGTTTCTGGTCTCAAAGAAGATGGTATATTCGTTCAAATAGTTCAAAATGGTATAGAAGGATTTGTATCCTTAAAGGACTTAGGTGAAGATTTTGAGTATAACAAAGAAAATAATATGTTGGTATCTAAAAAAACAGGTTCTAGTATAACCATAGGAAATAAGTTGAAAGTAAAGCTAAAAAATTACTCCTTAATAAAAGGATTTCTCGATTTCGAAGTATATAATGAAACACAATAA
- the lysA gene encoding diaminopimelate decarboxylase, whose amino-acid sequence MNVSKLDNFNGIDLVSLAKNYQTPIYLYNLNKIIQNYNSLVSSIPYENKKILFAMKSNFNYDILILMKDLGLGVDTISTGEIQYALDIGFNREDILFTGIGISNEEIEFCINNGIIPNVGSTDLLERIGSRFPGSKISIRINPDYGAGHHHHVITGGTQSKFGIHESYLEDVKSISKKYKLTISGIHFHIGSGALDYKVYIKAIQKALDISLTFENVEFIDIGGGIGIPYKPNQKPFNLKSFGERISELMYSFSNKEKRNVKLLLEPGRYLVAESGVLLTKVVEIKYTPDYKFVIVDTGFNHLVRPVMYGSYHEIINLSKLHSDTYEEQVIAGNVCESGDVFTRNEKGMVSIKLPKAEYGDIIGIFDAGAYGFAMASHYNLRKLPRELVAKDGKIKISERNYLKYIL is encoded by the coding sequence GTGAACGTAAGCAAATTAGACAACTTCAATGGCATAGATTTAGTTTCACTAGCAAAAAATTACCAAACTCCAATTTACCTATACAATCTCAACAAGATAATCCAGAATTACAATAGCCTTGTTAGTTCTATACCGTATGAAAATAAGAAAATACTGTTCGCTATGAAGTCTAACTTCAACTACGATATACTAATCCTGATGAAAGATTTGGGATTAGGTGTTGACACAATATCAACAGGAGAGATACAGTATGCTTTAGATATCGGCTTTAATAGAGAAGACATCCTATTTACAGGAATAGGTATATCTAATGAGGAAATTGAGTTTTGTATAAACAACGGCATAATTCCAAATGTTGGTTCAACAGATCTACTTGAAAGAATAGGTAGCAGATTCCCAGGAAGTAAGATAAGCATAAGAATAAATCCAGATTATGGAGCTGGACACCATCATCATGTCATAACAGGTGGAACCCAAAGTAAGTTTGGTATACATGAATCTTACCTTGAAGATGTAAAGAGTATATCAAAAAAATACAAGTTAACAATATCAGGTATACATTTTCACATAGGATCAGGCGCTTTGGATTACAAAGTTTATATAAAAGCAATACAAAAAGCACTTGATATATCTCTTACGTTTGAAAATGTTGAATTCATTGACATAGGCGGCGGTATAGGTATTCCTTACAAACCAAACCAAAAACCTTTTAACCTTAAAAGTTTCGGTGAAAGAATATCTGAACTTATGTATTCCTTTTCAAACAAGGAAAAAAGAAATGTGAAGCTACTTCTGGAACCTGGACGTTATTTAGTAGCAGAGAGTGGGGTCTTGTTAACAAAAGTTGTTGAAATAAAATACACGCCCGACTATAAATTTGTAATTGTAGATACAGGATTTAATCATTTAGTTAGACCTGTTATGTATGGTAGCTATCACGAGATAATAAATCTTTCCAAACTTCACTCGGATACCTACGAAGAGCAAGTAATAGCAGGTAATGTGTGCGAAAGTGGAGATGTATTTACCAGAAATGAAAAAGGAATGGTTTCTATAAAACTTCCTAAAGCTGAATATGGTGACATAATAGGTATATTTGACGCTGGAGCTTACGGATTTGCTATGGCTTCACATTATAATCTGAGGAAATTACCTAGAGAATTAGTAGCAAAAGATGGTAAAATAAAAATCTCTGAAAGGAATTATCTCAAATATATCCTATAA
- a CDS encoding zinc ABC transporter substrate-binding protein, translating to MTKKVTTVALVLLFCPFGFSSKTDILITTIQPIKWLIDRIVVDKFEVISVVSKGKDYHTIEIQPSLVAKLSKARAYFSIGLGDSEKGLIMLIKNSNPSLEDIDISEGINKIMVKHHHSHDKACQKNQIGIDPHMWLSPKNMKIMAKNVFERLSKMDPDNIEFYRLNYEKLIRDLDKLDEYLTVTLKPFRGKRFLVFHSVFKYFERDYGVVEMSIETEGKEISPRELTKIVNEAKKHKINVVFVQSGFSQKSAITVASQIGGKVIEIDHVDYDYLNNMRKIANLIRGSYN from the coding sequence ATGACAAAAAAGGTAACTACTGTTGCTTTAGTACTGCTATTTTGTCCATTTGGGTTTTCCTCCAAAACGGATATTTTGATAACAACAATACAACCTATTAAGTGGTTAATTGACAGAATAGTTGTAGATAAATTTGAAGTTATTTCTGTTGTTAGTAAAGGTAAAGATTATCATACGATTGAAATTCAACCCTCCTTAGTTGCAAAGTTAAGCAAAGCTAGAGCTTATTTTTCGATTGGTCTGGGAGACTCTGAAAAGGGTTTAATTATGCTTATAAAAAATTCAAATCCTAGTTTAGAAGATATAGATATATCTGAAGGTATAAACAAAATAATGGTCAAGCATCATCACAGTCATGATAAAGCATGTCAAAAGAATCAAATTGGCATTGATCCTCATATGTGGCTCTCGCCAAAAAATATGAAGATTATGGCAAAGAATGTCTTTGAAAGATTATCAAAGATGGATCCAGATAACATAGAATTTTATAGGTTAAACTATGAAAAGTTAATCAGAGATTTAGATAAACTAGATGAATATCTAACAGTAACCCTAAAACCTTTTAGGGGTAAGAGATTTCTAGTTTTTCATTCTGTCTTTAAATATTTTGAGAGAGATTACGGTGTTGTAGAAATGTCAATCGAAACAGAAGGCAAGGAAATATCCCCGAGAGAATTAACCAAAATAGTCAACGAAGCAAAAAAACACAAAATAAACGTAGTTTTTGTACAGTCGGGATTTTCTCAAAAGAGTGCTATTACAGTTGCTAGTCAAATAGGCGGAAAAGTTATCGAGATAGATCACGTTGATTATGATTACTTGAATAACATGCGAAAAATTGCTAACCTCATAAGGGGAAGTTATAATTAG
- a CDS encoding histone deacetylase, with amino-acid sequence MSKIIPVNKTGLFYNEFLEKHLENISHIESPDRTRKTYLKLRNLLAGRVQFITSDDMISEEVLELVHKKEYVNFILRYKNISSEVFLDPDTVLGRNSVDVAILSVSLGIKAVMEVVEGRLNNAFVLSRPPGHHATRDKAMGFCIFNNASICAEFLIKNYNLSRVAIVDFDVHHGNGTQDIFYESDKVLYISTHRYPFYPGTGFYNQIGKSEGIGFTVNIPLPEGTGDNDYAYIYTNIISRILNKFEPEFIIVSAGFDAHYSDPLGGMTLTETGFRHISNVLVKSSSNGRIVFILEGGYNTDTLPSVIYNVIEELICTSEENIIKPNISTVVETVFYNFYRYINNYWSII; translated from the coding sequence ATGTCAAAAATAATTCCAGTGAACAAAACTGGTTTATTCTATAACGAATTTCTTGAAAAACACTTAGAAAACATATCACATATTGAATCTCCGGATAGAACTAGAAAAACTTATCTTAAATTGAGAAACTTATTGGCAGGTAGAGTGCAATTTATAACTTCTGATGATATGATTTCTGAAGAAGTACTCGAACTAGTTCATAAGAAAGAGTATGTTAATTTTATCCTAAGATATAAAAATATAAGTTCTGAAGTGTTTTTGGATCCAGACACAGTCTTGGGTAGGAACAGTGTAGATGTAGCCATACTTTCGGTAAGTTTAGGAATTAAGGCAGTAATGGAGGTTGTTGAAGGTAGATTAAATAACGCTTTCGTTTTATCTAGACCTCCAGGACACCATGCAACACGAGATAAAGCTATGGGTTTCTGTATATTCAATAATGCGAGTATATGTGCAGAATTTCTAATAAAAAACTACAATCTTTCGAGAGTTGCTATAGTTGATTTTGATGTTCATCATGGTAATGGAACTCAAGACATATTTTACGAATCCGACAAAGTTTTATACATTTCAACTCATCGATATCCCTTCTATCCAGGAACAGGCTTTTATAACCAAATAGGTAAAAGCGAGGGTATAGGATTTACTGTGAATATACCACTTCCTGAGGGAACTGGTGATAACGATTATGCGTACATCTATACAAACATAATATCTAGGATACTAAATAAATTTGAACCTGAGTTTATTATAGTTTCTGCGGGATTTGATGCACATTATTCAGATCCTCTTGGTGGTATGACGTTAACAGAAACTGGTTTTAGACATATTTCAAATGTACTAGTCAAATCTTCTAGTAATGGTAGGATAGTGTTTATACTTGAAGGTGGATATAATACAGATACTTTGCCCTCAGTAATTTATAACGTGATCGAAGAGTTAATATGTACATCAGAAGAAAATATAATTAAACCAAACATATCTACTGTAGTTGAAACAGTGTTTTATAACTTCTATAGATATATAAATAACTACTGGAGTATAATATAA
- a CDS encoding ferrous iron transport protein A produces the protein MTLKLSNTSQGSIGKILKIDGAKDFKKKLLVMGILEGENFSVENVSPMGSPIVINVKSAKIALRKEEADKVIVEVS, from the coding sequence ATGACTTTGAAACTAAGCAATACATCTCAAGGCAGCATAGGTAAAATCCTAAAAATAGATGGTGCAAAGGATTTCAAGAAGAAGCTTCTAGTTATGGGTATACTAGAAGGTGAAAATTTCTCAGTTGAAAATGTATCACCTATGGGATCTCCTATAGTTATAAATGTAAAGTCTGCTAAAATTGCTCTTAGAAAAGAAGAAGCTGATAAAGTTATAGTAGAAGTATCCTAA